GAAGTGGTTTTCTACCAGGATCAGACGCTGATTTACTGGAAATACGGACAAAAATACCAGACTTTCGAGAGTTTTTGCGGATGGTTGAATAATACTTAAAATAGCAGCTAtagtttcttcaaatagcCCTGCTGAATGAGCCTTTCCACATCAGCCTGCCTCACAAAAAACTGAGAGTCCTTGGTCAAATTGAATACACCGTATTCGGTTTGGATTTCTCCTGCATCCTTGAGTACTCTGACATCAATGAATACATCACTAGGAGGCTCCAAAGATCCACCGAGGTTTACATCAGTCATGGCTCCCTTAAACTCACTCACAAGCTCATTATATCGCGCTAGGTAATCCTGCTCGTGCTGTGAGAAGTTTTCAGTAGTATCCTTATCTATTTCCACATTAGACCATACTAGACCGTCAATCTGCTTAGCTCTCTGACGCTGATATGCCAATACACATCGCTTATTACGTCTCATGCAAAGATGTGTGACAAACAGCTGACATTGCTTCACTTTATCTGTATTGCTCGGTATTATATTGTCTCCTGTTTGACTCGCTGAATTCTGTTGGGCTTCCTGTGTTAAGAtatctgcttctctttgCAAGTCTCTAGTTTCTCGCACTATTGATCTGATAAGATCCCGCTCATATAGGGGGATCTTATCAAGATTGAGAGCTCTTTTCGCTTCTGAAATAAGCTTATTAGCCTGATCTCCGTACATCTTCTTATTAAAGAACGCTTATAGTGTTTGTTTCGGCCTCTACTGAAGTTCTTTAGTTCCTAAGAATTTTCAGTTTTCCATTTTCGCATATTTCAACGTCGCGCTGAAACGCGTCATAACGCGAAAAAAATTACTGGAAGAGTTTGATAAGTGACAAATCCTTAGCCTCAGGAGAATCAACAAGTATTAAAACATCAAGTTGTGCATCGTTGTCCTATAATCAGTTATGCCAACCTATGGAAGATCAGGTAAATGCTCCCAACTTCGGACCGGGTCTCGCAGCTTTCTATTATCACCTACTAAGCACACCGTCTCAAGCGATGATCatgaatcttctttggttgtatcttcttcagaacCAAAGAGAATCAAATTAAGTCAAACTTCCTTGTCATCTCCACTCAATTCCTGGAAATTGTTTACCTCGGACACTGATTTTCCGCGATCCATTGATGATAATCACAGCACTTTACATATTGAAAGTATCCAGAGTACCACTCCAGACTCTGCAGACTTGATGCAAGATACAAACGCCAATCTTGAGTCACTTTTTGGAAGCTTGGACCATAGAAACTTGCCTAATAAACCGTCTGCACGCTCTACAAAGACCACGTTCTTtaacatccgtacaccaacGTATaatagtgaagatgaagagaaggacCCGGAGGAGACCGCCGGTGGTAGTGTAACTCAAATAAGCAGACAGTTGAACTTGAGCGTACAAAAGCTTGACAGCGAGTCCCATATAGAGCAGAATATGGACATTAAGGAGCCGATAACAAATACTTCCTCTCTAGGCAATTCCCTAATAGAGAACATTGCAAGATCTTCGCGTACGTATGGAGCTACTAGAAGTTTTAAAGCGGATGAAACACGgctttctgaagatgaaggtgaaaatGAGGACGACTATTTCGATGATCAGGTGGCAAACAAGACCAACACTAATATTCAATCCACTTTAGACCTCAGAATATCGGGTATGAACAACCAATTCAAGGAGGAGGTCGATATATTTATAGAGGATTATGGTTCTGAAGATCATTTGCATAATAAATTACAAATTTTGATGGATtttaaagaaagaataagtGAAGATAATGACTTTGGACAATTTGTTGGTACTACCGGACTACCTGCAGAGTTTATAGAGAGTATTCTCAAGCCTGGTGACTACGATACAGGAATAGGCCTTGGATTAGTAGAAATATGCAATATCATTCAACGGCAGAACAATAATCATTATGCCGTAATTCTTTTCTGCCGCGGATTTCAGCATAGACGCAATGCCTTGGGTAAGCTACTTGCGGAGACCAATCAGCCTGATAAAGTGATTGAATTTCTAGGCTTTTTGGCCGGCAAAGGCGAAGATATAGATATCTCACTGCTTGTGGATAAGCAGGGAGCTGAAAAGATACTTGAAACTATTGTTGATCGCTTGAAAAATGCCTCCAagtctcagtctcagtctTTTTTGCACTACTGCATCCAAATTTATTCATCAATGATGGTCTCAAAAGCGTTAGAACCCAAGGAAATACTCCTAGATTCAACAGATCAGATTCTGCAGATTGTCATAAATTACAGACAATATACCCGTGATCTTTTGGTATCTGTTCTTCAGTCTGGTGTTTTTATCACGAGTACGTTAGACGTAGAGAGTCTTCCAGAAACAGTTTCCAGCCAGCTATATAGCGAACCactttttcaatctcttctagAGATTGCCATGCGTTCAAAAGATAGTCAGTTAACCTTATTTGCTCTTGGTTATCTGGTGAACtttacagaagaagacaaattCATTAACCGACTGGACCACAAGTCAATTTTACCGATGAAGAGTTACCTTGACAGGCTGAATCTCGACTCTAGAGTGGCAGAAGATGTCTATAAAGTAGGCTATTTCTGTCTGATCTACTCAAGACTTCTTGCCAACAATAATTTTGTCAAATGGCTCACTGTGAGTCGGGAAACTAGGCCGAAGTTGATCATAGGTCTAAGGAGATTTAATGAAACCATCCCTAATGAAGAGAAGCTAAAGGATCAAATCAACTATTTACTACATATTACAACGTCTTCGGATTAGTATCCATATCATCTAATATACACGCATTTACTCATATAGTATTGAACTCCGAGCTTTGAGATGCAACAGCTATCTTGGCCATCCTAagcatctttctctttgaatttTCACGTGGCTTCTTATGATGCTCTTGAGAGTTTCTTCCAGCAAGCTTTTTAGGGGCTTCTCTGAGTCCAAAggatttggccaaatgACCCAAATGAAGCTTTTTAATGTTGAAACAGTCTCTTTCAGACGCCAAATGTGTCGTATATGCTCTAGCGTGACTGACAAATGCACTTGTTGCAATCTCCCTCGATCTGGCATCTTCTAAAAGCCATCTTTCCATATTCAACTGGAAAGTTGTAGCATGAGTATCCCAATTACCCTCTCTGAAGggaatcttcttcttattcctATCTGTACGAGTAGGGATATCAGAATCCTCAGCATTCTTATGTTCCGGCTTGGCATCTTCCTTAAAAGCTTTCTTGAGAACATCCTCATAGCTTAAAAActtcaaattctccttATCATTTCCATGTAAAGGCTCAATCTTCTTAATATACCCTTCCTCATCACCAGGAAGCAAGAATAAAACAGACAAACCAGACGAACCCACACGTGCCGTTCTTCCCACTCtatgaagatgatcttcAAGCGTAAATGGGGGGTCAAATTCCACAACATTTTCAATACCAGGAAGATCAAGACCACGAGAGGCGACATCTGTACAGAAAAGAACTGCATGCTTATGCGAAGTACTCTTAGAAAAATGATTCAACGTTGCAGCTCTAGTTTGCTGCGATAAAGATCCATGCAATTTATAGATCACAGTGTCAGGATTGATCAGGGGAGCCGTAGTCGCAGTAATTTTATTAGTTGTATCGCTGTCTTCTCCCTTTTTACGATTCTTTTCAAGCTTCTGTCGTCCCTTTTCCATCGTCAGTCTTCTACCAGTTCTGGTCAGCGCAATGAAATGAAAATCGACTGAATCAGAGCACGAGAAAAAGACGATTGTCTTTGAAGTACCTGAAACAGGCTCCTCAGAGGTCAAATTTTTTAACGTGGCCGAAAGAGCCACAAATCGAAGCTTTGGAGGAACAACCATAACTTCCTGAATCAACTGCTCAGGTGCCTTCATTTCATCGGACCCCAAGCTGTCCACAGATTGAGAGGTAATCAATTTGGCATCTGTAAGAGATATTTCACCTAACTTACGCACTTTATCTTTCAGTGTAGCAGAACAAAGCACATTGATTCTCTTGGAGGGTAGGCTGCCATTCATATTTGCAGGTAAAACCCTGCTgaaatccttcttcaactgaGTCAACAATTTACTAATGGCCTCCTCAAATCCGAGTTCCATCAATCTATCACCCTCATCTAGAACAAGATATCTCACTCTAGACAAGTCCAAATTTCCTGTATTCTCAATATGATCTGCCAAACGACCTGGTGTGGCCACTAGGATGTTAACACCTTTTCTAATCCTGGCCTTTTCtgactttttcttctctccacCAATCACAATGCCAGGAACAATCCAATGACAGGTCGAACAGAGCTTAGAGGCAAGAAAATTGTATGTCTGCGTAGCCAACTCTCTTGTAGGTGAAAGAATAATGGCAAAGACACCACTCTTTCGATTTAGAGTACCATCACTTGCATCCATAAGCTTCTGAATGATCGGCAAAGTAAACGACAACGTCTTACCGGAACCAGTCTGTGCCTGAACAAACAAGTCACGATCTTCTTGCAACAACGCAGGAATTACAGCTCTCTGGATCCTCGTAGGTTTTGAATATTTCATCTTGTCTTCAAGAGACTTACAGAGCGCTTCGTTGACACCCAAAGCTTTGAAAGTAGCGCTCTCATCGTTGAGAAGTGCACCATTGGACGGCTTTAAGccttcatcaatcttctgGGTAtaatctctctctttcaCCTCTGGATTAGCCGTGAACAAAGACGAAACGTACGAGTTGTCCCCTTGTAATCCTCTTGATTCTCTATCACTATGCGATCTTTTCGACCtttttgaatattcttcagaCTCATCTTGCTCGTCTCCGTTTGATCTTTTCTCACCTCTTACCTGCTGTGCTTCACGAGGGTTTCCATTAGGCTTCCTTCTGTCGTCATCAACAGAAGCTCTATCTGCCCCAGAAAATGTCTTTCGAGACCcctctgtttctttgttttcttccaattctaTCATAGTTCTCCTCCTGTCTCTCCATCTGCCTCCTACCATCTTAACGGTCCGCTTCTTAGAGGGGACAGAATCTGTAGCCGGATTCGGTGAAGCAAAGTTAAGTAACATTccgtcatcatcgtcatttTCCGACATTTTCAGTACAATAAATCAGATTCTTCTGGGTGAATAgtggaaaaaaaagtgattTTAAAGGAATAAAGAGCATAATCCTCTTTTAAAAAGATCGTCCCgaaattttttctcctgGGAGCAAAATTTTCGAACATCCATTTGGGGATAAGGATTTTGGGCCTTTTAAGGATTTTAGGGATTTTAGGTTTAAGTCTCTTTTAGGTAGAATCGTTTCATGTTATCTTGGATTCTTTATTTTCTACATCATAGATTGATTTGAAAAAATGACtggctttctctttaaaCCATAATCGTTTTGAAGATGCTTGGCTATGAATTTCGACGTCCGTATCgttctcatcttcttcctcatcatcgCTATTATGTTCACAATTACCACTAACTTCCTTCTgatattcatcatcactatcattttcatcgtcTGTCACATTGGCAACACTCATAGATTCATCTGCAAAATTAGGGTTTATTCGTGATTTTAATATTGATCTACCAGACGACATAGAAGGAACATCCCCGTTGAATCTGTTGTGTGAAAGTTGTTCACTTAAATCAGAAATTGATTGCTCTGGCTTATACTCTAAAATCTCCACCGGTTCCAGACAAGTGGTGACTTTTCGAAGTGTTTCAAATCCATATCGGGAAGTTTCGAAGATCTGCTTGTTTTCCTTTCCTGGAGTGAAAACACTAGCTTGGTCTTGAAtttgcttctttgaaaTATTATCTCGACTTGAATAATTGCCAATCACTCGTTGTGAAAGAACTGCACACTTAGGAGAATCAAGAACTACCTCGGTTTGATGGATCTCCTTTGgtttcatttcttgaaTACCTTTAATCTCATATCTAACACTTGGAATGTTTGATTTATGAAGTGTGTCTGCACAAATACACTTGGATATAAAATTCCGAGTAGCTGACATACACATGGAACAAGATATATGCCTTTTTAcctcaaagaaatattGGATCTCGCAGTAATACCTATACTTGCTTCCTGAGATGCTCCTATAcatcctttctttcttttttggttcttcatctttttcaatcaaGGTGAACAGACTCGGATAAATGCACTTTCTAAGAATGtaattatcatcatcatcttttttttccgATATGAAAGAGTCTCATCTCCCTCCAAATGATGGTTCCAGAACTTCTGTATTTTTATAATATCCAAGAACAGATCCTTCAATAGTCCAATCAAATAAATGTTTTTTTGGGAATCATTTCCAAACTTTCCAATTAGCAAGCACATCACTCGAGCAGCTTCCAAATGACAACTTTGAATCAAAGTACCACTGATAAATAGAACATTCAAAAATTGATAGGCCAGTCCAATCAAGtccttcaactttttcCAATTAGCTGCTAACATAGTTCTGgcaaaatcaaaatcaaaataaTTGGAATCATTGAATGCAGCCTCTAACTCCTTCTCATAGTGCCGTATTCCTTTCATGAATCcctttgcttctttcttctttttagtCTGCTTTTCCTCATATAATCTTGCCTTGACAGATAACTCAGTCCTTCGTTGGTTATCTATATCTGCCCAGAATTTTAGCAGTATAAGATGTGCCTGCTTAATTTTAGACAAATAAGCTGCCAATTGGTTAGGCACTTTAAAGACTAACATATATATCTCTAACAGAGTAGAAATATAAATATCCAAGTGAAAATCGCTGTTTTCAGATTGAAGCCAGTAATAAGCAGGAACACTCTTGTTGTTTTTGATACTTTCATCGAACTGGTTGCAAATTTTCACTATATATTCAAGATTCTTTGTCAAAGATTCAATATAAAATGAGTGCTTAACACAAAAGGTAATGACATTACTGATCTTATTGACGTTTGCAATTATCTCATTTTCGTATTCTCTAATACTTTTATCTATAGTAGATTGGAAAGTATTTTGATAGTTAGACTGATGCCGACTTTCAAATTTCTGTAATCTTTGGTTAAATTCATTTCCTGAAAGTCCCAGTATTTTAGTCATCTTTGATTgatagaggaagaagagaagtcCAATTAAATTGACAGATGATAAGCGCCAGGATTTTTCCAAATACGGAAACTTAAAAACGTctacaaaaaaaaaaaaagaccccgaaaatgaaaaataaaaaatgaAGAGAGACTAAAGAATAAGACAATAGGAGCTTCTTGTTTCCTTATAGAATTCACCATGCCATCTCTTTTTGTTAGtgatgatgcagaagtAGAAGTGACAGTGAAGcaggaggaagaggaaatcCTTATGgaagtggatgaagaggtaactgagaaagaggaggaagaaacagaagatgatgatccGGTTCTTCGAGAGATACCGATCCATTTAAACACTACAGATCCCCAAAAACTTGATTTAATGCTATTACAATACACAACACGCAAAAACAGTGGCGGATCAGTACCAACGTCGATTGAATATAAACCTAATTCGAAAGTGGTGGAAATGGAACTTCCATTTGAACAGACAAAATTCTTCAACGAGGACAAATCCAAAGGCTGGAACAAATTAGAAGGACAAATGCTTCGTGGAGTGGTGTGCAGAAATGAGACGTCTGGATATTTCATGGGTCGTGTGGGACAGGACGGGGAGCTATATTTCAATCCTATAACAGGAGGTACGGCACAATTAAGACCGAGCTTTCGATACATTGACGACTTAcgacagaagaagatacaaaAGGAGGCCGAAGAGGCCAAGCAATTGGCAAATGATTCTTCTACCAAGGTGATTGGAGAGAGAGAACGGCAGGGAAATTTAGCAGCGGCAAGAGCAGCAGCCCTACATGTGGTTCAAATGACAGCGAAGTCGTCGAATCAAACGATTCCTCGATTAGGAGGAGCGCTATTGAGTAAAAAGCAGGAAGATGACGAAACTGCAGAGACTTATGAGGTACTACCGAGGGAGAAATACGATGTGAAGCAGATGGAGATGCAGTTGGGAGGAAGCGACTCAGATGCTGCGGTGCTAAAACCGGCGGCTACTCAAGCAGAATATATCGAGATGcttatgaagaagatgggAATATAAGTGTAAAATTAAGAGCATAAGTCATTGATTGGTAGATAAAAACACAATAAAAAACAGAGACAGAACAAAAAGACAAACGGAAACTAACAGAAAGACAAATCAATAAAATCAGAAGGTCAAGTGAAAACTCATAGAGCTTAAACGATGGCTTTTagaagtaaaaaaaaagacaacagaaaataaaaaaaaatagacACTCTAATTGATATCTTACTTCTTTCCAAGCTCAACAACCTTAGCGGCAGCCTCGTCTAAGTCGCTGAACAAATGCAACTTGTTCAAACCGGACTCGgcaatcttcttctgtgcAAGTTCCAAGTTAGTACCACGTAATCTAGCAACAACAGGCACTTTCAAGCCCAAGTTCTTAGTTGCACTAATCAAACCATCAGCAACATAATCACATCTGACGATACCACCGAAAATGTTCACGAAAATGGCACTGACGTTCTTCTCGGTCATAATCAACTCAAAGG
This region of Brettanomyces nanus chromosome 2, complete sequence genomic DNA includes:
- a CDS encoding uncharacterized protein (BUSCO:EOG09343SKY), whose amino-acid sequence is MYGDQANKLISEAKRALNLDKIPLYERDLIRSIVRETRDLQREADILTQEAQQNSASQTGDNIIPSNTDKVKQCQLFVTHLCMRRNKRCVLAYQRQRAKQIDGLVWSNVEIDKDTTENFSQHEQDYLARYNELVSEFKGAMTDVNLGGSLEPPSDVFIDVRVLKDAGEIQTEYGVFNLTKDSQFFVRQADVERLIQQGYLKKL